The Desulfovermiculus halophilus DSM 18834 genome contains the following window.
GGACGTTTGGCGTCGATCTGCTCCAGAGCCTGGCCCTGGGACCGGCTCTGGCCACGGTGGCCTCGGTCACCATTCTCCTGGCCTCCTGCATCGCCTTGTCCCAGGATGAGCTCAAGCGCCGGCTGGCATTCTCCACCATCAGTCAGCTCTCTTATATCGTCTTGGGCATTGCCCTGCTTTCCCCCAAGGGCATGCTGGGCGGAGTCCTGCACATTGTCATGCATGCCTTCGGCAAGATCACCCTGTTCTTCTGTGCCGGAGCGATCATGGTGGCCACCGGGAAAAAATTCATCAGCCAGATGGACGGCTTGGGGCGGATGATGCCCATCACCCTGGGGGCATTTTTCATCGGATCGTTAAGCGTCATCGGCCTACCGCCCACAGGCGGCTTCTACAGCAAGTGGAATCTCCTGCTGGGGGCGATATCAGCGGATCAGGTCCTGTTTGCCGGTGTGCTCCTGGTCAGTTCCTTCCTGAATGCATTGTATTTCTTGCCCATAGTGTTTCGGGGGTTTTTTGTTCCTCAGCCGGCTGGAGAAGCGGCTCCCGGGATCCAGGAGGCGCCTTTGTGCTGCGTGATACCCTTGGCCGCAACGGCCGGGATCTCTGTGGCCCTGTTCCTGTATCCCGGCCTGTTTGTCAGCCTGGCCCAAATGGCTTTGGGCTAGTCCCTGGGCAGGATGCACCAAGTACAGGGTGTTGTTCTCATGAACGAATACCGCAAAACGGGTGTGCACATGACCACAAAGCAGAGGAAAACATTGCCCAAGGGCCGGGGAGGCTGGCTGCTGCTTTGCTTTGCAGTCGGGTTGCTGCTCCTTCTGGGGGCGGAGCTGTTCGTCGAAAGGCATCCGGCTTTTCATTGGACCGAGATGTACGGTTTTTCCGCCGGATTCGGTCTTGTCTCAGCCGGTGTGTTCCTGGGCCTGGCAAAGGCTTTGCGGGGCTTTGTCCAGCGTGATGAGGACTATTATGATAACTAATCTTTGTACCCCGGGCATTATCTTGATTCTCGGCTCCTTGCTGGTCCCGTATTTTCAGGGCCGGGCCAAGTGGGTCTACCTCATGCTGTTGCCTCTGGCCGCAGGGGCTGTGCTTCTGTCCTGGACTCCTGATACCTCCAACATTGTCCGCTTTTGGGGGTATGAGCTCAATCTGAGTAGAGTGGACAAGCTGAGCCTGGTCTTTGGCTATGTATTTTGCATCATGACCCTTGTCAGTGTCTTATTCGCTCTGCACGTCCGGGACAATCTGCAGCACGTCGCGTCTTTGATCTACGCTGGAAGCACGCTCGGAGTGGTGTTTGCAGGCGATTTTTTGACCCTGTACATCTTCTGGGAAATCATGGCGGTCAGCTCCGTCTTTTTGATCTTGGCCTCCCGAAGCAGGCAGGCCAAGGATGCCGGGTTTCGCTATGTCTTGATGCACATCTTCGGCGGACTGCTTCTTCTGGCCGGTATTGTTCTGTATGCGCAGGAAACCGGGAGCCTGGAGTTTGCGCAGATCGGGCTGAACGGGGCCGGGTCCTGGCTCATTTTTCTGGGGATTGCCCTGAACGCGGCGGCAGTCCCCCTGCATGCCTGGCTTCCGGACGCATATCCCATGGGAACCCCGACCAGCACAGTGTTTTTAAGCGCCTTCACCACCAAGAGCGCGGTCTATCTCCTGGCCAGGTGCTTTCCAGGGGCCGAGATCCTGATCTGGGTCGGGGCGGTCATGGTGGTTGTGCCTATAGTCTACGCTTTCCTGGAGAACGATATCCGCAGGCTGCTGGCCTACAGCCTGCTCAACCAGGCCGGGTTCATGTTCTGCGGGATCGGGATTGGAACGGCCCTGGCCCTGAACGGAGCCATTGCCCACGCCTTTTGCTGCGTCCTGTACATGGCTGTGCTGTTCATGGCCGCCGGCGTGGTGCTGGATCGGACCGGCACAGCTCGGATTACCGAGTTGGGAGGTCTGTACAAATCCATGCCCGCAACCTGCATCTTCTGCATCATCGGAGCTGCGTCCATCTCCGCCTTCCCCATGTTCAGCGGGTTTGTCAGCAAATCAATGGTCATCAGTGCTGCAGGGCATGAGCATATGGCCGTGCTCTGGCCTTTTCTCCAGCTTGCCTCGGCCGGAGCGGTGTTCCATGCCGGTGTCAAGCTTCCGTACGCCACTTTTTTCGGGACGGATTCCGGGCTCAGGCCCAGGGAGGGATCCTGGAATATGCAAATCGCCATGGGGCTGACTGCCTTCTTGTGCGTGTTCATCGGTGTTTTTCCTGGATGGCTGTACGTCATGCTGCCGTTTTCCGTCGACTATGTTCCCTACACCGGGGCACATGTGCTCCAGCAGCTGCAGCTCCTCGGATTCGGCGGGCTGGGGTTGTATGCGGCCCTGCACTTTGGTCTCTATCCGGCTGAAGCCAGATCGATCAATCTGGATGTGGACTGGGTGTACCGTAAGCTGGGCAGTGCCGCATGCAGCTTTCTGGACTGGTCCTTAAACGGGGTCAATGCCCTGGCTGAGGAAGGCATGCGGGCCTTTGCCAGGGGCCTGGGCCGGGCAGTGCAGGCCTTTCCTGTCTCCTTTCTCATGTTCTTTGGGGTCAATATCTGGCTGCTGATGGGGCTGACCGGGCGGAAACTGGAAATGAAGAAGCGGATGCTGGTCCGGGATATGCGGGCGGGGACCATGCCCATCGGCTTCGGGGCCGGCATCGCCACCCTGTTTATCTTTGTCGTGTACATCATGACCTGACCCGGGTGAGGCTTTGGGTACACAAATTGGAATTTTGATCCGGTAAAGAGGAAAGCGCATGGTAGATAAGCACGAGTTGCGACGAATCACCCTGATTCAGGACATGTCCGATGCCCACCTCGAGCTTCTGGGAAGTGTTGGGAAGCTGAAGATATTCAGCGACGACACTGTCCTGTTTTCCGAGGGACAGGAGCTGGACCAGTGCTATATGGTCTTGACCGGGAGCATATTTTTGGAAGTTCAGCCTGTGCCGGATGTGATCATTACCCTGGAGAGGCTGGAGCCGGGGGCGTGCTTCGGGCTGTCCAGCCTGGTGGGCGGTAGCCGGAGTCAAAGCAGTGCCGTCTGTGCCGAGTCATGCGAGCTGGTGTGTCTGCCGGGCCAAAAGCTGCTGGAGCTTATGGAGAGTCACCATGATTTCGGGTTTTCCTTTCTGTCCAGGATTGTACACACATTTCGAAACCGGATGGAGCACCGGACCCAGCTCTTCTTGCGCGCCCTTCAGAACCACCCTGAACTGCAGCACTTGTTCATCTCCGGATCGGAAGGGCAGACACATTCCTGAATGAAGGCGCCGTCTCCCGGACCAGGGGAGCGGATTGAAGCGGGAGGCGGCGCGGCATTAACCAGCACTGACCCTGCGGGGAATGGCGATCAGCTGCTTCCGTCGTATCCGAACTCTTCAAGAAGGTGCTGGTATTCATATTTTATCCGTTGGTAGATTTTCGCGTTTTCTATAGCCAGTGCGCACTGTTGGGCGATTGCATCGGCGAACTTGAGCTCTTCTTCGGAAAATGACCCCTCCCCGCTGGTGAAGATAGTCAGTTCCCCAATGTTTTTGGCTCGAATGTGCAAGGGCAGGGTGAGCATTTTGTTCACCTTTTCAGCCAAAACCGCCTCCCTGTACTGCACCCGGGGGTCAGATGCGATATCCTCAATGACGATAATATCGTCAATATGGTGGGCATCGAGGGAGTATTGGGCCTCGATCCCCCTCTTGTAGGTTATCGGTCCGATGTTTTGAAATTGGTCACTGAGCCCATGGGAGGCGGCTAAGTGGAGCTCCTGGGTCGTCTGGTCCAGAAGCCGGATCTGCGTGCCCTTGACCCCAAGGGCTTCAGTGATCTTCTGCACAGCCAGTTGCAGGACCTTGTTGATGTTCAAGGTGGCATTGATCGTATTGCTGATTTCCTGAAAGCTGCTCAGGAAAAGCCGCTTTCTCTCCAACAGGTCCTCCATGTTCCGCTGGTAGACAACGGCCGCAATTCCTCGACTGGTCAGGGCCTTGGCGAACTTGATGTCGTCACGGCTTAAGCTGCCGTTTTTGCTGTCAAACAAGGCAACAGTTCCCACATTTTCATGATACATATCAACCGGGAACATGAATAAGGCCTTGAGTCCTTCTGCCTTCATCAAGGCAAAATCTTCGTCCTCCTGATCCAGATCGGTAATATCCGTGAAATAGATGTTTTCATCCGGCAGGCAATTGAATATGCTGGTTGGCTGGTTGGCTGATCGAGAATAGAGAAACCCCTGACTCAAGCCATAGCTCGAGAGCAGCTCAAGCTTATACTGCTCTGAACACTTGAATTTGAATGTATTGTCTCCCAGTCTCAAGGATTTTTGGGAGGGATATTCTTCGTATTGGCTGCTCCCAGTCAGGAGTTTTATAAAACATCCGGTAAGATTGAGGGTTTGGGTGACATATTTGGTGATGTGATTGACCACTTGCCGTTCATCAGCTCCGTCGCAAATATCCTTGTTCACCATGGCGAATGGAGATAAGTAGTCTTTTTCCATCATGATGCACTCTCCTTGGGTTGTGCGGAGGGGATTCGAGGAAAATCAGCTTCCGTAATTGCACTGCCAAACAAGGGATGTGCCGGTTGTATCCTGCTGACAATGATGGATGCTCTGCTCATGAAGATCTGATATTTTTTACTTCGGCTGTTTACCAGGCGTTTATAATATTCTCTCCCATGTGCTTGGCCAACTCGTCCTGACATTCATGGAATCTATAGCCGACGACCTTGATCATAAAAGACAGGATCTTGTATCCCATGTCTGTGTCATGTTCAAAAAGCTCAAGCAAGGCATCCCGCTTAAATTTGATCACAGTGCATGTCTCGGTCACGCAATATGCAGAAAGCCTCATCTGGTAAGGAGGAACGAAGCAGGACCAGCCAAGCATTCTGGCTTCCAGGGGACGGGCCTCTATGTGTTGGATGGTTTGATCGTTGGAAGTGATGGTTTGA
Protein-coding sequences here:
- a CDS encoding Na(+)/H(+) antiporter subunit D, with protein sequence MITNLCTPGIILILGSLLVPYFQGRAKWVYLMLLPLAAGAVLLSWTPDTSNIVRFWGYELNLSRVDKLSLVFGYVFCIMTLVSVLFALHVRDNLQHVASLIYAGSTLGVVFAGDFLTLYIFWEIMAVSSVFLILASRSRQAKDAGFRYVLMHIFGGLLLLAGIVLYAQETGSLEFAQIGLNGAGSWLIFLGIALNAAAVPLHAWLPDAYPMGTPTSTVFLSAFTTKSAVYLLARCFPGAEILIWVGAVMVVVPIVYAFLENDIRRLLAYSLLNQAGFMFCGIGIGTALALNGAIAHAFCCVLYMAVLFMAAGVVLDRTGTARITELGGLYKSMPATCIFCIIGAASISAFPMFSGFVSKSMVISAAGHEHMAVLWPFLQLASAGAVFHAGVKLPYATFFGTDSGLRPREGSWNMQIAMGLTAFLCVFIGVFPGWLYVMLPFSVDYVPYTGAHVLQQLQLLGFGGLGLYAALHFGLYPAEARSINLDVDWVYRKLGSAACSFLDWSLNGVNALAEEGMRAFARGLGRAVQAFPVSFLMFFGVNIWLLMGLTGRKLEMKKRMLVRDMRAGTMPIGFGAGIATLFIFVVYIMT
- a CDS encoding Crp/Fnr family transcriptional regulator, coding for MVSLETLKSLELFHDLSTEQLESLQEQAYTEHFTRNTCLFKEGDPARELWIETEGQVDLRFELPGQTITSNDQTIQHIEARPLEARMLGWSCFVPPYQMRLSAYCVTETCTVIKFKRDALLELFEHDTDMGYKILSFMIKVVGYRFHECQDELAKHMGENIINAW
- a CDS encoding Crp/Fnr family transcriptional regulator, yielding MVDKHELRRITLIQDMSDAHLELLGSVGKLKIFSDDTVLFSEGQELDQCYMVLTGSIFLEVQPVPDVIITLERLEPGACFGLSSLVGGSRSQSSAVCAESCELVCLPGQKLLELMESHHDFGFSFLSRIVHTFRNRMEHRTQLFLRALQNHPELQHLFISGSEGQTHS
- a CDS encoding GAF domain-containing protein, which gives rise to MMEKDYLSPFAMVNKDICDGADERQVVNHITKYVTQTLNLTGCFIKLLTGSSQYEEYPSQKSLRLGDNTFKFKCSEQYKLELLSSYGLSQGFLYSRSANQPTSIFNCLPDENIYFTDITDLDQEDEDFALMKAEGLKALFMFPVDMYHENVGTVALFDSKNGSLSRDDIKFAKALTSRGIAAVVYQRNMEDLLERKRLFLSSFQEISNTINATLNINKVLQLAVQKITEALGVKGTQIRLLDQTTQELHLAASHGLSDQFQNIGPITYKRGIEAQYSLDAHHIDDIIVIEDIASDPRVQYREAVLAEKVNKMLTLPLHIRAKNIGELTIFTSGEGSFSEEELKFADAIAQQCALAIENAKIYQRIKYEYQHLLEEFGYDGSS